In Labilibaculum sp. DW002, one DNA window encodes the following:
- a CDS encoding isocitrate/isopropylmalate dehydrogenase family protein, with protein MSKRTIVAMPGDGIGRVVLDETIRILTAAGFEANYVEADIGWEFWCKEGNPLPKRTIDLLEKHKIGLFGAITSKPKDDAASELTPELKNKGYVYSSPIVGLRQYFKLDICIRPCKTYKGNPLNFIRRGKEGKIEEPIVDVVIFRQNTEGLYGGVEWSNPDNTVYAALTSHPKFVKNFGDVPRDELSISTRIFTKNGTSRILTAAFEYARKNSYKSVTVCEKPNVIRETSGMMFKLAQEIQRKQFPEIELWNTNIDAQMMWLTKNPEYYGVIVAGNMFGDIVSDGFAGLIGGLGFACSAQMSEDGIAVFEPTHGSAPKYADFKTSIVNPIAMVESACMMLDYLGETEISRRIREVVAEVILEGKVQTYDMKKMSGKPDVIQKGAASTYQMADEIIAKLKTKHSSYGYEKSC; from the coding sequence ATGAGTAAAAGAACCATAGTAGCTATGCCTGGAGATGGTATTGGTCGTGTTGTTCTCGACGAAACCATAAGAATTTTAACGGCTGCCGGATTCGAAGCCAATTATGTGGAGGCCGACATTGGATGGGAATTTTGGTGTAAAGAAGGAAATCCACTGCCAAAACGCACCATCGATTTGCTTGAGAAACACAAAATTGGCTTGTTTGGAGCAATAACTTCTAAACCGAAAGACGATGCAGCAAGTGAATTGACTCCTGAATTGAAAAATAAAGGATATGTTTATTCTAGCCCGATTGTTGGCTTACGTCAGTATTTCAAGTTAGATATTTGTATTCGACCATGTAAAACTTACAAAGGAAATCCGCTCAATTTTATTCGAAGAGGAAAAGAAGGCAAAATTGAAGAGCCAATTGTTGATGTTGTAATTTTTAGACAAAATACCGAAGGCTTGTATGGAGGTGTTGAATGGTCGAATCCTGATAATACAGTTTATGCAGCTCTAACTAGTCATCCGAAATTTGTGAAGAATTTTGGAGATGTTCCTAGAGATGAATTGTCTATTTCCACAAGAATTTTCACTAAAAATGGTACCAGTAGAATACTTACTGCTGCCTTTGAATATGCCAGAAAGAATTCTTACAAATCAGTAACAGTATGTGAGAAACCAAATGTAATTCGAGAAACTTCAGGGATGATGTTTAAGTTGGCTCAGGAGATTCAAAGAAAACAATTTCCGGAAATTGAATTGTGGAATACCAATATCGATGCTCAAATGATGTGGTTGACAAAAAATCCTGAGTATTATGGCGTTATTGTTGCGGGAAATATGTTTGGAGATATTGTATCGGATGGTTTTGCTGGATTGATTGGAGGTCTGGGCTTTGCTTGTAGTGCACAAATGTCGGAAGATGGAATCGCTGTTTTTGAGCCAACCCATGGTTCAGCACCAAAATATGCTGATTTTAAAACCTCAATTGTTAATCCCATTGCAATGGTAGAATCGGCTTGTATGATGTTAGATTATTTAGGAGAGACAGAAATATCAAGAAGAATTCGTGAGGTAGTTGCTGAAGTTATTTTGGAAGGAAAAGTTCAAACATATGATATGAAGAAAATGTCGGGAAAACCTGATGTTATTCAAAAAGGAGCTGCTTCAACCTATCAAATGGCAGATGAAATTATAGCAAAACTGAAAACCAAACATTCTAGCTATGGGTATGAGAAAAGTTGTTAA
- a CDS encoding toxin-antitoxin system YwqK family antitoxin, which translates to MKNLTYLLILLFAFNSCDFIKQMTEKKQEKAVEENAIASKPKIKNGVKKYYFDTGELKSIVNYKNNKKVGISETFYKSGEKQYDIPYVDGMKHGVVKWYYKDGKVYRETDYIKGKKSGYQRKFWENGKLKSEAFYKDNLASIGLKEISKTDKKKSTPTIEVQKINLLKTKQEYVLKFKLSTGRKKVKFYQAKLIDGKFFPENGGKGIKELKTVAGVGELRIPVGKGFNIDKDINIVAVESTAYQNKRIISKKVHVSVQNPL; encoded by the coding sequence ATGAAGAATCTTACTTACTTATTAATACTTCTGTTTGCTTTTAATTCTTGCGATTTTATAAAGCAGATGACTGAAAAAAAACAAGAGAAAGCGGTAGAAGAAAATGCTATTGCATCAAAACCTAAGATAAAAAATGGTGTTAAAAAGTATTATTTTGATACTGGAGAGTTGAAGTCTATCGTAAATTATAAGAATAATAAAAAAGTGGGTATTAGCGAGACTTTCTATAAGTCTGGTGAAAAACAGTACGACATTCCTTATGTTGATGGCATGAAGCATGGTGTTGTGAAATGGTATTACAAGGATGGGAAAGTATACCGTGAAACAGATTATATAAAAGGAAAGAAATCTGGTTATCAAAGAAAGTTTTGGGAGAACGGAAAGTTAAAATCAGAAGCTTTTTACAAAGATAACCTAGCAAGCATAGGGCTAAAAGAAATCAGTAAAACAGATAAGAAGAAATCAACGCCTACTATCGAAGTACAAAAAATCAATTTACTAAAAACGAAACAAGAATATGTTTTAAAATTTAAATTGAGTACTGGTCGTAAAAAGGTGAAATTTTATCAGGCTAAATTAATTGATGGAAAATTCTTTCCTGAAAATGGCGGAAAAGGAATTAAAGAGCTGAAAACAGTTGCAGGTGTTGGAGAATTGAGAATACCTGTTGGGAAAGGTTTTAATATCGATAAGGATATTAATATAGTAGCTGTTGAATCTACAGCTTATCAGAACAAAAGAATTATCAGTAAAAAAGTACATGTTTCTGTACAAAACCCCTTATAG
- a CDS encoding UvrD-helicase domain-containing protein: MSELSIYRASAGSGKTYTLTREYLKLVFEEAINYRSILAVTFTNKATDEMKSRIIKEIHLLSKSDKSPYAKELCEKNGFSPEELMLRAKEILNRLLHDYSRFSVTTIDSFFQKVVRSFTREIGLQMGFNIELDQRKVLNEVVDLLFLDVDEDAQLRAWLSDFAESKIKEGKTWNFKQEILGVGNEIFKEDFKNFSDKLVEKLSDKKFLSSYRKILKEIKDEFEQFYSQIGEDVRRIISQHGLDVSEFAYGKSGVAGYLSNLGKGGKMEPGSRARTAIDTPKKWTTGKASSETKKAVETACSAGLNDLLKKAVSHYDEQSMLYKSTDKTLSYIYTLGILTDLSKKVQEYAEGENIFLLSDASRLLRNIIGDNDSPFIYEKIGNVYQHFMIDEFQDTSSMQWDNFRPLVANSLAEDKHSLVVGDVKQSIYRWRNGDWKILSEQLDQDFESFGVNGLTLNYNWRSSRNVINFNNALFAIGAQALQNNYNGSIPAEIADGLKEEQEKITGAYQDVYQHFPGDEKKYPGYVRANFIEKDNESDWIEKVLEDLPLKIEEFQEKGYEARDICILVRNGKEGGLVADTLMAYRASSLAKEGVNYDVISNDSLYLKNSSVINFLVHLLNFFVSPDDKINLGFLQQEYQVYIQRQENEDQDKLYAISHEEKSFESIFPEEFTANVEELKRQALYDLVEKLIQIFKLNEHAEDFPFLEAFQDLVLGFTKTDAPDLNSFVTYWGERKDKEVISVSDQQDAIRIMTIHKSKGLEFKVVLLPFCSWEIDSTKHANILWCQPKVEGFDVLDVLPVRYSSTLKETIYYQEYFTEKLQSYIDNLNLLYVALTRAEDAFVSYSPLAAKRDLKNIADVMLHAFENSDNYSSDFNGDNIISLSDNWNKETFCFELGELELRPSNAIQIEKEKRKEYPAFLLDDRLKLRAHSADYFDFSEAESVETFSPVSRGNILHQLFQLIEYKEDVTKAVSLLQFEGKLDQKQADEVLEFAKELLENPMVEEWFSKDWTVVNERDILLGKGGVQRPDRVIYKGKEAIVIDFKFGKKKENSHKKQVLTYKKLIQKLGFEHVKAFVLYGKLAEIDEV, from the coding sequence ATGTCCGAATTATCCATTTATCGAGCTTCTGCTGGATCAGGGAAAACCTATACACTTACAAGAGAATACCTTAAGCTTGTTTTCGAGGAGGCTATAAACTATAGAAGTATTCTGGCTGTAACCTTTACCAATAAGGCTACTGACGAAATGAAGTCTAGGATTATTAAAGAGATTCATTTGCTATCCAAATCGGATAAGTCTCCTTATGCTAAGGAATTATGCGAAAAGAATGGATTCAGTCCGGAGGAATTAATGCTACGGGCAAAAGAAATTCTTAATCGATTATTACATGATTACAGCCGGTTTTCAGTGACAACCATTGATAGTTTTTTTCAAAAAGTTGTTCGCTCTTTTACCCGAGAAATTGGTTTGCAAATGGGCTTTAATATTGAGCTCGATCAACGTAAAGTCTTAAATGAAGTTGTTGATTTATTGTTTCTCGATGTAGATGAAGATGCACAGTTGAGAGCCTGGCTTTCAGATTTTGCTGAATCGAAAATAAAAGAGGGAAAGACCTGGAATTTTAAACAAGAAATTTTAGGAGTAGGGAATGAGATTTTTAAAGAGGATTTTAAAAATTTTTCGGATAAATTGGTTGAGAAATTATCAGATAAGAAGTTTTTAAGTTCCTATCGTAAAATTTTGAAGGAGATTAAAGATGAATTTGAACAGTTCTATTCTCAAATAGGAGAAGATGTTCGTAGAATTATTTCACAGCACGGATTGGATGTGTCTGAATTTGCTTACGGAAAATCAGGTGTAGCTGGCTATTTGTCAAATTTGGGTAAAGGTGGCAAAATGGAACCGGGAAGTAGAGCTCGAACGGCGATCGATACGCCTAAGAAATGGACTACTGGCAAGGCAAGTTCAGAAACTAAAAAGGCTGTAGAAACTGCATGCTCTGCAGGTTTAAATGATTTATTGAAAAAGGCTGTTTCCCATTACGATGAACAGTCGATGCTCTACAAATCGACAGATAAAACCCTTAGTTATATTTATACACTTGGCATTCTAACAGATCTTTCAAAAAAGGTGCAAGAATATGCAGAGGGTGAAAATATTTTTCTTTTATCAGACGCCAGTCGTTTACTTAGAAATATAATTGGAGATAATGATTCTCCATTTATTTACGAGAAAATTGGAAATGTATATCAACATTTTATGATTGATGAGTTTCAAGATACATCATCTATGCAATGGGATAATTTTAGGCCATTGGTTGCAAACTCATTGGCCGAAGATAAGCATTCATTAGTTGTAGGGGATGTTAAACAGTCTATTTATAGATGGAGAAATGGGGATTGGAAAATTCTCTCGGAGCAATTGGATCAGGACTTTGAAAGTTTTGGAGTTAATGGATTAACATTGAATTACAATTGGCGTAGTTCCAGAAATGTTATCAATTTTAACAATGCCCTTTTTGCAATTGGAGCGCAAGCATTGCAAAACAATTACAATGGATCAATTCCTGCAGAAATTGCAGATGGCTTAAAAGAGGAGCAAGAAAAAATTACAGGAGCTTATCAGGATGTATATCAGCATTTCCCCGGAGATGAGAAGAAATATCCAGGTTATGTTAGAGCCAATTTTATAGAAAAAGACAATGAATCAGATTGGATTGAGAAGGTTCTTGAGGATTTGCCTTTAAAGATTGAAGAGTTCCAGGAAAAAGGTTATGAAGCAAGAGATATTTGCATTTTAGTAAGAAATGGAAAAGAAGGAGGCCTTGTTGCTGATACCTTAATGGCTTATCGCGCAAGCAGTCTGGCTAAGGAAGGTGTAAATTACGATGTGATTTCGAATGATTCTCTTTACTTAAAGAATTCTTCAGTAATTAATTTTTTGGTACATCTATTAAATTTTTTTGTTTCTCCAGATGATAAAATCAACTTAGGCTTTTTGCAACAAGAATATCAAGTTTATATTCAAAGGCAAGAAAATGAGGATCAAGATAAATTATACGCAATCTCGCATGAGGAAAAATCATTCGAATCAATTTTTCCGGAAGAATTTACTGCGAATGTAGAAGAATTAAAAAGGCAAGCATTGTATGACTTAGTTGAAAAGCTAATTCAGATTTTCAAGTTGAATGAACATGCGGAGGATTTTCCTTTTTTGGAGGCTTTTCAAGATTTAGTATTGGGATTTACAAAGACCGATGCACCTGATTTGAATTCTTTCGTCACTTATTGGGGGGAAAGAAAAGACAAGGAAGTAATTTCAGTTTCGGATCAACAGGATGCCATTCGAATCATGACAATTCACAAATCGAAAGGACTAGAATTTAAAGTTGTTTTATTGCCATTTTGTAGTTGGGAAATAGACAGTACCAAGCATGCAAATATTTTATGGTGTCAGCCGAAAGTAGAAGGCTTTGATGTGCTTGATGTTCTTCCGGTACGTTATAGCAGCACATTGAAAGAAACCATCTATTACCAAGAATATTTTACGGAAAAGCTACAATCGTATATTGATAATTTGAATTTACTCTATGTTGCTTTAACGAGAGCCGAGGATGCTTTTGTGAGTTATTCTCCTCTTGCCGCAAAAAGAGATTTGAAAAATATTGCTGATGTAATGCTTCATGCATTTGAAAATTCAGATAATTATTCTTCAGACTTTAATGGAGATAATATTATTTCATTAAGCGATAATTGGAATAAAGAAACGTTTTGTTTTGAGTTGGGAGAACTTGAATTGAGACCGTCTAATGCAATTCAAATAGAAAAAGAGAAGCGCAAAGAATACCCAGCTTTTTTACTAGATGATCGATTAAAGTTAAGAGCACATTCTGCAGATTATTTTGATTTTTCGGAAGCTGAATCGGTAGAAACTTTTTCACCAGTTAGTAGAGGAAATATTCTGCATCAGCTATTTCAATTGATTGAATATAAGGAAGATGTTACAAAAGCAGTGAGTTTATTGCAATTTGAAGGGAAGCTTGATCAGAAACAAGCTGATGAAGTTTTAGAATTTGCAAAGGAGTTACTGGAAAATCCAATGGTAGAAGAATGGTTTTCTAAAGATTGGACCGTTGTTAACGAACGGGATATTTTATTGGGAAAAGGTGGTGTGCAGCGACCAGATAGAGTTATTTACAAAGGAAAAGAAGCGATTGTTATCGATTTTAAATTTGGGAAGAAAAAGGAAAATTCACACAAGAAGCAGGTTTTGACTTATAAAAAGTTAATTCAAAAGCTTGGTTTTGAGCATGTGAAAGCCTTCGTTTTATATGGAAAACTAGCAGAAATTGATGAGGTGTAG
- a CDS encoding fibronectin type III domain-containing protein: MNRIFTLILCCILFIPSSYSQKREINENGKYKGIIRIKFDVKSDQKATALNQLLVERKKLKVKSTEDFVRTNIPNLDKVNQRFKANKMRRVFRDAGKFEARHKKHGLHLWYEVEFSTTTPVTQLLKSYEGVAEISIAEGINATRQITGVPSTATNLSVAPAALPSGTNDPLFGDQWHYENTGQNDGTAGKDISLLEAWQIETGNPNVIVAIEDGGIDFDHIDLAANMWVNPGEIAGNGIDDDNNGYVDDIYGYNFGDDTGDIYVGDHGTHVAGTVAAVSNNGVGVSGIAGGSGNNDGVRLMSCNVFSASTGGFAEAYSYAADNGAVISQNSWSYSYPYQYDQAVLDGIDYFIANAGGPNAPMNGGIVIFAAGNDNSESRYYPAYYDNVLSVAATNKNDERSYYSNYGTWVDIAAPGGELETTNEDPTAIHSTYPNDNYGVMQGTSMACPHVSGVAALVISKYAGNITPTELWNKLVDNTDPIDDLNDSRYAGKLGSGRLNAFKALSDDNLPSVPSGLTATNVTQTSFTVGWTAVSGATSYDLQVREEGGTWQTINTSELTYDYSGATAETTYEFQVRANNDAGSSGYSAMASVITEAAPTVPDAPVNLSASNITYNSITITWDAVADADDYDLDVRPSGGSWTTVALTTTSYDYSGLDAETTYEFQVRANNSIGASANSDLASATTLAAPTAPDAPVNLSASNITYNSLTVTWDAVTDANDYDLDVRPAGGSWTTVALATTSYDYTGLDAETTYEFQVRANNSIGASANSSLVSATTLVAPTAPEVPTNIIASSITFNSFTISWDAMADTEDYDVNVRASGGSWTTINTLATSYDYSGLDAETTYEFQVRANNGIGSSDYSNISSATTLVGPTAPEVPTNVMASNITYNSLTISWDATTDADDYDVNMRVSGGTWTAVNVSATTYDLTGLDAETTYEFQVRANNGIGSSSYSVAISATTLEAPTPPDAPANVMASNITYNSFTISWDVAADADNYDLDIREEGGNWSSVNTSATTYDFSSALASTNYEFKVRSNNSIGSGAYSAVGLLTTEDIPVPAIPTGVLASDITSNSFTISWNSAEFANNYDVQIREQGGNWETFTTSATDLSYNTAMAETTYEFQVLASNTSGSSDYSALQSLTTLAEASTPDYCDSYGKATRYEYIDLVEFADMSNPSGDDGGYGDYTGMVANVAPGNSYTLNFSSAYKSRTYTTNWKIYIDFNRDGEFTTNERVVSGYSASSGVSSSNVSVPAGAALGQTRMRVILKHRRAARTACDIFSQGEVEDYTINISNSAPAMATKSSSFGFTSPLSQTPPIEELKLYPNPAKDYVSLYIQGNIQSKVRISSLTGKTIRILTLDQEDNRIDVSNLPSGMYFISIEDGEEIISKKLIKL; the protein is encoded by the coding sequence ATGAATAGAATTTTTACTCTTATTCTTTGTTGTATTTTATTTATCCCATCTTCTTATTCTCAAAAGCGAGAAATAAACGAGAATGGTAAATACAAAGGAATTATCAGAATTAAATTTGATGTAAAATCAGATCAAAAAGCAACAGCACTTAACCAACTGCTTGTTGAAAGAAAAAAACTAAAAGTAAAAAGTACTGAAGATTTTGTAAGAACTAACATTCCTAATCTGGACAAAGTAAACCAAAGATTTAAGGCAAATAAAATGCGACGAGTATTCCGCGATGCTGGAAAATTTGAAGCTAGACATAAAAAACATGGCTTACATTTATGGTACGAAGTTGAATTTAGTACTACAACTCCTGTTACACAGTTATTAAAATCGTATGAAGGCGTTGCGGAAATCTCTATTGCTGAAGGAATTAATGCTACTAGACAAATAACAGGTGTTCCTAGTACAGCAACGAACCTATCTGTAGCCCCTGCAGCCTTGCCATCAGGTACCAATGATCCTCTTTTTGGAGATCAGTGGCATTATGAAAACACAGGACAAAATGATGGAACAGCTGGTAAAGATATTAGCCTGTTAGAAGCTTGGCAAATTGAAACAGGAAATCCAAATGTAATTGTCGCTATTGAAGATGGTGGTATTGATTTTGACCATATTGATTTAGCTGCAAATATGTGGGTAAACCCAGGTGAAATTGCTGGAAATGGAATCGATGATGACAACAATGGTTACGTTGATGATATTTACGGGTACAACTTTGGAGATGATACTGGTGATATTTATGTTGGTGATCATGGAACACACGTTGCTGGAACTGTTGCTGCTGTATCTAACAATGGTGTTGGTGTTAGTGGTATCGCAGGAGGAAGCGGAAACAATGATGGTGTTCGCTTAATGTCATGTAATGTATTTAGTGCATCAACAGGCGGTTTTGCTGAGGCTTATTCTTATGCTGCTGATAATGGTGCTGTTATTTCTCAAAACAGTTGGAGTTATAGCTATCCTTACCAATACGATCAAGCTGTATTAGATGGTATCGATTACTTTATTGCCAATGCTGGTGGACCTAATGCTCCAATGAACGGTGGTATTGTTATTTTTGCCGCAGGTAACGACAACTCAGAAAGTAGATATTATCCAGCTTATTATGATAATGTATTATCTGTAGCTGCTACCAATAAGAATGATGAAAGATCTTATTATTCCAATTATGGAACTTGGGTTGATATTGCAGCTCCAGGTGGAGAATTAGAAACTACCAATGAAGATCCAACTGCTATCCATAGCACATATCCTAATGATAACTATGGAGTTATGCAAGGGACATCTATGGCTTGCCCACATGTTTCAGGAGTTGCTGCATTAGTTATTTCTAAATATGCGGGTAATATTACACCTACAGAACTTTGGAATAAACTTGTTGATAATACTGACCCAATAGATGATCTTAACGATTCTCGATATGCAGGAAAATTAGGTAGTGGTCGATTAAATGCATTCAAAGCACTTAGCGATGATAACTTACCTTCTGTTCCTTCTGGCTTAACTGCTACAAATGTAACACAAACTAGTTTTACAGTAGGTTGGACTGCAGTAAGTGGTGCTACCTCTTATGATCTTCAGGTTCGTGAAGAAGGAGGAACTTGGCAAACCATTAACACTTCAGAATTAACTTATGACTATTCTGGTGCAACAGCAGAAACAACTTATGAATTTCAAGTTAGAGCAAATAATGATGCTGGTTCAAGTGGTTATTCGGCAATGGCTTCAGTTATTACAGAAGCAGCTCCAACTGTGCCTGATGCTCCAGTTAATCTTAGCGCATCCAACATTACTTATAACTCAATAACAATAACCTGGGATGCAGTTGCGGATGCTGACGATTACGATCTTGATGTTAGACCTTCTGGTGGTTCTTGGACTACTGTTGCTTTAACTACTACAAGCTATGATTATTCAGGACTTGATGCAGAAACAACATATGAATTTCAAGTACGAGCTAATAATAGCATTGGTGCAAGTGCGAATTCAGACCTTGCTAGTGCAACTACCCTTGCTGCACCAACTGCTCCTGATGCTCCAGTAAATCTTAGTGCATCCAACATTACTTATAACTCCTTAACGGTAACTTGGGATGCTGTAACTGATGCTAATGATTACGATCTTGATGTTAGACCTGCTGGCGGTTCTTGGACTACTGTTGCTTTAGCTACAACAAGTTATGATTATACAGGTCTTGATGCTGAAACAACTTATGAATTTCAAGTACGAGCTAATAATAGCATTGGTGCAAGTGCTAATTCATCTCTTGTTAGTGCAACTACATTAGTTGCTCCTACAGCTCCTGAAGTACCAACTAATATCATTGCTTCAAGCATTACATTCAATTCCTTCACAATCAGTTGGGATGCAATGGCCGACACAGAAGATTATGATGTAAATGTAAGAGCTAGCGGTGGATCTTGGACAACTATTAATACTCTTGCTACTAGTTACGATTACAGTGGACTTGATGCAGAAACTACATATGAATTTCAAGTTAGAGCAAATAATGGAATTGGTTCAAGTGATTACTCTAACATTTCCAGTGCAACAACTCTTGTAGGACCTACTGCACCAGAAGTGCCAACAAATGTAATGGCATCTAACATCACTTATAACTCTTTAACCATTTCATGGGATGCAACGACTGATGCTGATGACTATGACGTAAACATGAGAGTTAGTGGTGGTACATGGACTGCTGTTAACGTAAGTGCAACAACTTATGATTTAACTGGACTAGATGCAGAAACAACATACGAATTTCAAGTAAGAGCAAATAATGGAATTGGGTCAAGTAGTTATTCTGTTGCTATAAGTGCAACTACTTTAGAAGCTCCAACGCCACCAGATGCTCCTGCTAATGTGATGGCATCTAATATTACATACAATTCGTTCACAATTTCTTGGGATGTAGCAGCTGATGCAGATAATTACGATCTTGATATTCGTGAAGAAGGTGGTAACTGGTCTAGCGTAAACACAAGCGCAACAACTTATGATTTCAGCTCAGCTTTGGCTTCCACTAACTATGAATTTAAAGTAAGATCTAATAATAGCATAGGATCGGGAGCTTATTCTGCAGTAGGATTACTTACTACTGAAGACATTCCTGTTCCTGCTATACCAACAGGAGTTCTTGCTTCTGACATTACATCCAACTCTTTCACAATTTCATGGAACAGTGCAGAGTTCGCAAACAACTACGATGTTCAAATTAGAGAACAAGGCGGAAATTGGGAAACTTTTACTACTTCAGCAACGGATTTAAGTTACAATACAGCTATGGCTGAAACTACTTATGAATTCCAAGTACTAGCAAGTAATACAAGTGGTTCTAGTGATTATTCGGCTTTACAATCTTTAACTACTCTTGCCGAAGCATCAACTCCAGACTATTGTGATTCTTATGGTAAGGCAACTCGTTATGAATATATCGATTTAGTAGAATTTGCAGATATGAGCAATCCTTCTGGAGATGATGGAGGTTATGGTGATTATACTGGAATGGTAGCAAACGTAGCTCCAGGAAATAGTTACACTTTAAATTTCTCTTCAGCTTACAAATCGAGAACGTATACAACTAACTGGAAAATCTATATTGATTTTAACCGCGATGGTGAATTCACAACCAACGAAAGAGTTGTTTCAGGTTATTCCGCTAGTTCAGGAGTATCAAGTTCTAATGTTTCCGTTCCAGCTGGTGCCGCTTTAGGTCAAACAAGAATGAGGGTTATTCTTAAACACAGAAGAGCAGCTAGAACAGCTTGTGATATTTTCAGTCAGGGAGAAGTAGAAGATTACACGATCAACATCAGTAATTCTGCTCCTGCTATGGCTACAAAATCTTCATCTTTTGGATTTACAAGTCCACTTAGTCAAACTCCTCCAATCGAAGAGTTGAAATTGTATCCAAATCCAGCTAAAGATTATGTAAGTCTTTATATTCAAGGTAATATTCAATCAAAAGTTAGAATTAGCTCTTTAACAGGAAAGACAATTCGAATTTTAACTCTTGACCAAGAGGATAACCGAATTGATGTTTCTAATCTTCCATCTGGAATGTATTTTATTTCAATCGAAGATGGAGAAGAAATCATCTCTAAAAAATTAATTAAATTATAA
- a CDS encoding DUF6146 family protein produces MKKILFFAITSLFLYGCATQSAFKKPIPINDTNSEILAEDSTEYELLILDIGFESWLATRSSIATAHSNTYYKNWNHIYVTEWNQKHLQGHPYFENYISYDPFEDYGFDINYKLYNYFLFVEEKTGISLVRR; encoded by the coding sequence ATGAAAAAGATTCTTTTTTTCGCCATAACAAGCTTATTTCTGTATGGCTGTGCTACTCAATCAGCATTTAAAAAACCGATTCCTATTAATGATACCAATTCTGAAATACTGGCAGAAGATAGTACTGAATATGAGCTACTAATTCTAGATATTGGTTTTGAATCATGGTTGGCTACTAGAAGTTCTATCGCCACGGCACATTCCAATACCTATTATAAAAATTGGAATCATATTTACGTGACAGAATGGAACCAAAAGCACCTTCAAGGTCATCCTTATTTCGAGAATTACATAAGTTATGATCCTTTTGAAGATTATGGATTTGATATCAATTATAAACTTTACAATTACTTTCTATTTGTAGAAGAAAAAACAGGAATATCTCTGGTTAGAAGATAA
- a CDS encoding DUF3078 domain-containing protein, with protein MKKLSFTLLLSFVAIFVSAQEKQDTSYWKKGGTAALTFSQTSLSNWSGGGDNAISTNAILDVFANFNKGKNSWENVMKLEYGLVKQGDEGVRKSIDKIDFTSKYGYKNGGHWFYTALLDFKTQFAKGYNYAKNEDESDVKVSNFMAPAYILLSLGMDYKPNETFSAYISPITGKTTVVNDDDLSDAGAFTKLAVNKDIMKNVNFKSTLDLFSNYSETFGNIDVNWDLMINMKVNKFLTASINTTLVYDDDVEYIDDEGMNKGPKIQFKEIVGLGLAYKF; from the coding sequence ATGAAAAAACTTAGTTTTACATTGCTACTTTCTTTTGTAGCTATATTTGTTTCCGCACAGGAAAAACAGGATACCTCATACTGGAAAAAGGGCGGTACGGCTGCTTTAACATTTTCACAGACTTCTTTAAGTAATTGGTCTGGTGGTGGTGACAATGCCATTTCGACCAATGCTATTTTAGATGTTTTTGCAAATTTTAACAAAGGGAAAAATAGTTGGGAGAATGTAATGAAACTTGAATACGGCTTGGTGAAGCAAGGCGATGAAGGTGTTCGAAAAAGTATCGATAAAATTGATTTTACATCGAAATATGGATATAAAAATGGTGGACATTGGTTCTACACAGCCTTACTGGATTTTAAAACACAATTTGCTAAAGGCTATAACTATGCAAAAAATGAGGATGAATCGGATGTGAAAGTGTCTAATTTTATGGCTCCTGCTTATATTTTACTATCACTGGGTATGGATTATAAGCCAAATGAAACATTCTCAGCATATATTTCTCCTATCACAGGAAAAACAACAGTTGTAAACGATGATGACTTATCAGATGCTGGCGCTTTTACAAAATTGGCTGTGAATAAGGATATCATGAAAAATGTGAATTTTAAATCTACTTTAGATTTATTTTCTAATTATTCTGAGACGTTTGGAAATATTGATGTGAATTGGGACTTGATGATTAACATGAAAGTTAATAAGTTCCTAACAGCTTCTATCAATACCACGTTAGTATATGACGATGATGTTGAGTATATTGATGATGAAGGAATGAACAAGGGACCAAAAATTCAGTTTAAGGAAATTGTAGGACTTGGATTAGCTTATAAATTCTAA